CGCTGTCGCCACGGGCGAAGGCGAGATAGGCCTCGAGCATCGCCGACATCTCGTCGACGTCCTTGCGCATGCCGTCGGTCTCCGGCGCGTCGCCGATCAGTTCGAGTTCGAGCTTGAACCGGGTCAGGATGGTGCGCAGATCGTGAGACACGCCGGCCAGCATCGCGGTGCGCTGCTCGATCGAGCGCTCGACGCGGGTCTTCATCTCGATGAAGGCGTAGGCCGCCCGCCGCACCTCGCGGGCGCCACGCGGCTTGAAGTTCGGCGCGTCGCGGCCCTTGCCGAAGCTCTCGGCGGCGTCGGCGAGCCGCAGAATCGGCCGGATCTGGTTGCGCAGGAACAGCACCGCGACGACCAGCAGCACCGCCGAGGTGCCGACCATCCACAACAGGAAGATTTCCGAATTCGACGCGTAGGCGGCGCTGCGCAGCGCGAACACCCGCATCACCGCATCGTCGAGCTGGATGCGGATTTCGACCAGATTGGAGCGGCCGACGGTGTCGATCCAGAACGGCCGCGCGATCTGCTTGCTGATCTGCTTGCTGATCGACTGATCGAGCAGCGAGAAGAACGGCTTGCTGCCCGGCGGCGGCATCTCGTTCGGGCCGAGGAAATCCACCACCAGACCGAGCCGGTTCTGCGCGATCCGGCGCAGCGCGGCGTTGTCCTTGTCCTGCGGGTAGCTCTTGTAGACGTCGATCAGCGCCGCGATGTCCTGCACCACCGCCGCCGACAGCCGCTGCGTCACCGTGTTCCAGTGCCGCTCCATGAACACGAAGGCGATCACCGATTGCAGCAGCACCATCGGCACGATCATGATCAACAGCGCGCGGGCGTACAGCCCCTTCGGCATGAAGTCGTTGAAGCGCTGCCCCATCCAGCCATTGGCGGCCGACACCCGCCGCCTGGCGGAGCGGATCAGCGTCAGGCCGGTGGCGAGCGTGCTCATCGCTGGCTACGGCGCCGCGACCAGGCGATAGCCGATGCCGCGGACGGCCTGGAGGAACAGCGGATTGGCCGGGTCGCGTTCGATCTTGCGGCGCAGGCGGTTGATCTGCACGTCGACCGCGCGCTCGTTGGCGTTGCCGCCGCCGCCGGTGAGCTCGCCGCGCGGCACGGTCTCCCCTGGAGCAGCGGCCAGCACACGCAGCATGTCGCGCTCGCGGTCGGTGAGATGGATCGTCTCGTCGCCCTGGCGCAGTTCGCCGCGGTCGATGTGAAACACGTAAGGCCCGAACGCGATGGTCTCGGCCTTGCTCGCCGGCGCCGGCGAGGTCCGCTTGAGGATGTTGCAGATCCGCAGCAGCAATTCGCGCGGCTCGAACGGCTTGGCGACGTAGTCATCGGCGCCGAGCTGCAACCCCTCGATGCGCGCTTCGGCCTCGTGGCGCGCGGTCAGCATCACGATCGGCACGTCCGACTCGGTGCGGATGAAACGCGCCAGATCGAATCCGGTCTCGCCCGGCATCATCACGTCGAGGATCAACAGATCGAAATTCAGCCCGGCGAGCTTGGCACGCGCATCACGCCCGCTCTGCGCGGTGGTGACGCGATAGCCTTCACTGGCGAGGAAGCGCGACAACAGATCGCGGATGCGCCGGTCGTCGTCGACCAGCAGAAGATGCGGCGCATCGTCGGCGGGGCGGACCGGCTTCTTCGCCAGGGTTGCTAATTGGATCACGTGACATCCTTCGCGACGGCGCCGTCTGACTGCAGAATGGTCTGGAGCACCTTGTCCGGATCATCGCAATCGATCATGGCGCGCAGGAACTTGCGCACGGCCTCGGCTTCGCCCGGGCTGAAGCCGCGCAGCGCGCGTGCAATCCGGTCGGTCTGCAGGCCGGCGAGTTTCACCACCAGCGCCTCGCCCTTTGCGGTGGCGAAAAGAAGGCGCTGACGGCGGTCGTTGTCGCCGGCCTTCTGCACGATATAGCCCTCGTCGAGCAATTGCTTCAGCACTCGCCCCAGCGACTGCTTGGTGATGCGCAGCACGTCGAGCAGATCCGCGACCGTCAGCCCGGGATAGCGGCAGACGAAATGCACCACCCGGTGATGCGCGCGGCCGAACCCGAATGCCTCCAGCACGTGGTCGGCATCGCCGACGAAGTCGCGATAGGCGAAGAACAGCAGCTCGATGATGTCCCAGCGCGGCGCCGCGACCGACGAATCCGCCGGGCGCGGCAGCGCGATCGCCGCGCCGTCGCCGTGCAGGTCGTCGTTGAAATTTATGTCAGCCATGTTGACATATCTGGGTCTTATGTTACAAAACGGCCAACCAAGACGAAATATTCGACTATTCCGCTTGCGACCTTTCCACGCGAAGTCCGATAACCAGATGCGGCGGGACGGCGTGCATGCGAATGTCGGACGGCTTGGCCGAACATAGCGGAGTTCGCAGAAACCGCCAAAACAT
The DNA window shown above is from Rhodopseudomonas palustris HaA2 and carries:
- a CDS encoding response regulator yields the protein MIQLATLAKKPVRPADDAPHLLLVDDDRRIRDLLSRFLASEGYRVTTAQSGRDARAKLAGLNFDLLILDVMMPGETGFDLARFIRTESDVPIVMLTARHEAEARIEGLQLGADDYVAKPFEPRELLLRICNILKRTSPAPASKAETIAFGPYVFHIDRGELRQGDETIHLTDRERDMLRVLAAAPGETVPRGELTGGGGNANERAVDVQINRLRRKIERDPANPLFLQAVRGIGYRLVAAP
- a CDS encoding ATP-binding protein; amino-acid sequence: MSTLATGLTLIRSARRRVSAANGWMGQRFNDFMPKGLYARALLIMIVPMVLLQSVIAFVFMERHWNTVTQRLSAAVVQDIAALIDVYKSYPQDKDNAALRRIAQNRLGLVVDFLGPNEMPPPGSKPFFSLLDQSISKQISKQIARPFWIDTVGRSNLVEIRIQLDDAVMRVFALRSAAYASNSEIFLLWMVGTSAVLLVVAVLFLRNQIRPILRLADAAESFGKGRDAPNFKPRGAREVRRAAYAFIEMKTRVERSIEQRTAMLAGVSHDLRTILTRFKLELELIGDAPETDGMRKDVDEMSAMLEAYLAFARGDSGERAQPTDMAAALEELRSDAERHGHRATVAFSGQPVVTVKPASFKRCLANLVSNAARHADAIAITGQRDHRYLTVMIDDDGPGIPMAMREEVFKPFLRLDDARNQDEGGTGLGLAIARDIARSHGGDITLGDSPMGGLRATVRVPV
- a CDS encoding MarR family winged helix-turn-helix transcriptional regulator, giving the protein MADINFNDDLHGDGAAIALPRPADSSVAAPRWDIIELLFFAYRDFVGDADHVLEAFGFGRAHHRVVHFVCRYPGLTVADLLDVLRITKQSLGRVLKQLLDEGYIVQKAGDNDRRQRLLFATAKGEALVVKLAGLQTDRIARALRGFSPGEAEAVRKFLRAMIDCDDPDKVLQTILQSDGAVAKDVT